CGGCCGCGCGCCAGAAGTTCACGCTCGGCCTCCGTCGCCAGCTCGGCGGCGTCGGAGCGTCGCAGCATCCCGCGAACCGTCCCCCACGCCGACTCCAGCGTGCTCACCGTCAGATCGGCCAGTCCGGCCACCAGCAGTACCGTCT
This Streptomyces sp. NBC_01283 DNA region includes the following protein-coding sequences:
- a CDS encoding polyprenyl synthetase, yielding MKQSAERRGSLDGQTVLLVAGLADLTVSTLESAWGTVRGMLRRSDAAELATEAERELLARGRLVIDRYATVPPAHLEVLAQRALARQAADDV